A single window of Buchnera aphidicola (Cinara cuneomaculata) DNA harbors:
- the sppA gene encoding signal peptide peptidase SppA — protein MRILFTVLIKILRYVHKFLNVMRELFLNILLLIMISLFAWMLSRTKKNNVIDAKNIPDQILTINLQNAIIESPIQNIPTNGFYSSYLGNNYANRRNTSIFEIIQKIKQAETDPKILGILINADNTFSGNQVTLEYFGKKLNEFKKSKKPIVAIGRSYSQCAYYLSSFANKIFLLPHGSIQLNGMSTKKLFLKKFLDIFQIHMHVFKVGQYKAAVDPILKNFSSKKNKKMDQYILQHKWQKFLEIIARNRKIPVHVIFPNPKKIDKYLNKNNNNFAKYALHYGLIDRITTSDDLQKYVIRKFFHNKKLDNYYSIDINQYKLHEQIVQPDSNKISVILADGVIGNNVSESSSMNIKYILDEIDKAKQDDRVKAVVLRINSPGGNTEDSEIIRKKLLELHKFKKPLVICMGEISASGGYWIATAGDYIVAHSTTTTGSIGIFSVIPTFEKTLSLIGIKVIQTSTRHNNSFNMFNDMSPQYKKRMMLDITHGYEKFIKIVAKSRHKSYEYVKKIANGQVWLGEDARKIGLVDQIGDLDDSIEKAAELAKIKDFNIIWTAPQNIASKNIKNQINNLIQVILRNILRKLFSEILVNKIFMAYHRIYLMWKILTLNKLVSFYFDGYTIK, from the coding sequence ATGAGAATATTATTTACGGTACTAATAAAAATATTAAGATATGTACATAAATTCTTAAATGTAATGAGAGAATTATTTTTAAATATTTTATTATTAATAATGATTAGTTTATTTGCTTGGATGTTATCAAGAACAAAAAAAAATAATGTTATTGATGCTAAAAATATACCAGATCAAATATTAACTATAAATTTACAGAATGCTATTATAGAATCACCGATACAAAACATACCAACAAATGGATTTTATTCATCTTATTTAGGTAATAATTATGCTAATAGAAGAAATACCTCTATTTTTGAAATAATTCAAAAAATCAAACAAGCAGAAACAGATCCGAAAATATTAGGTATATTAATAAATGCAGATAATACTTTTTCTGGTAATCAAGTAACTTTAGAATACTTTGGAAAAAAATTAAATGAATTTAAAAAATCTAAAAAACCAATTGTTGCAATTGGACGTAGTTATTCACAATGTGCATATTATTTATCAAGCTTTGCTAATAAAATTTTTTTATTACCACATGGATCAATTCAGTTAAATGGTATGTCTACTAAGAAATTATTTTTAAAAAAATTTTTGGATATATTTCAAATACACATGCATGTCTTTAAAGTAGGACAATATAAAGCAGCAGTAGATCCTATCTTAAAAAATTTTTCCTCAAAAAAAAATAAAAAAATGGATCAATATATTTTACAACATAAATGGCAAAAATTTTTAGAAATTATAGCTCGTAATAGAAAAATTCCTGTACACGTTATTTTTCCTAATCCTAAAAAAATAGATAAATATCTCAATAAAAATAACAATAATTTTGCAAAATATGCATTACATTACGGATTAATAGATCGTATTACTACATCGGATGATTTACAAAAATATGTAATTCGTAAGTTTTTTCATAATAAAAAACTTGATAATTATTATTCTATTGATATCAACCAATATAAACTTCATGAACAAATAGTACAACCAGATTCTAATAAAATTTCCGTTATTCTAGCAGATGGTGTTATTGGTAATAATGTAAGTGAATCCAGTTCTATGAATATTAAATATATTTTAGATGAAATTGATAAAGCTAAACAAGATGATCGTGTTAAAGCTGTTGTTTTACGCATAAATAGCCCCGGTGGTAACACAGAAGATTCAGAAATTATAAGAAAAAAATTACTTGAATTACATAAATTTAAAAAACCATTAGTAATTTGTATGGGAGAAATTAGTGCATCTGGAGGTTATTGGATTGCAACAGCCGGAGATTATATTGTCGCACATTCTACTACAACAACTGGATCAATAGGTATTTTTTCTGTTATACCAACATTCGAAAAAACACTATCATTAATAGGTATAAAAGTAATTCAAACATCCACACGTCATAATAATTCATTTAATATGTTTAATGATATGTCACCACAGTATAAAAAAAGAATGATGTTAGATATCACACATGGATATGAAAAATTTATCAAAATTGTAGCTAAATCACGTCATAAGTCATATGAATATGTAAAAAAAATTGCAAATGGACAAGTATGGTTAGGAGAAGATGCACGAAAAATAGGATTAGTAGATCAAATAGGTGATTTAGATGACTCTATTGAAAAAGCAGCTGAATTAGCAAAAATAAAAGATTTTAATATTATTTGGACAGCACCACAAAATATAGCTTCAAAAAATATTAAAAATCAAATTAATAACTTAATTCAAGTAATATTAAGAAACATATTACGAAAATTATTTTCTGAAATTTTAGTAAATAAAATATTCATGGCTTATCATAGAATTTATTTAATGTGGAAGATATTAACATTAAATAAATTAGTTTCTTTTTATTTCGACGGATATACAATTAAATAA
- a CDS encoding hotdog domain-containing protein, whose translation MSNYKNINIVCDKNLMLRTLAMPSHKNVNGNIFGGWIMSQMDLSGGILAKKISKGNISTVHVKNIYFIKPISAGDLVSCYANTISVENTSIQTYIEVWIKKINTHSYGLTYCTNTAVFIYVAIDDYGKPRSFSTVKNNR comes from the coding sequence ATGTCAAATTATAAAAATATTAATATTGTTTGTGATAAAAATTTAATGCTAAGAACTCTCGCTATGCCATCTCATAAAAATGTTAATGGAAATATTTTTGGCGGATGGATTATGTCACAAATGGATCTTAGTGGAGGCATATTAGCTAAAAAAATCTCTAAAGGGAATATTTCTACTGTTCACGTTAAAAACATATATTTCATCAAACCAATATCTGCAGGAGATTTAGTCAGTTGTTACGCCAATACTATTAGTGTTGAAAATACTTCTATACAAACATACATCGAAGTATGGATTAAAAAAATAAATACTCATTCTTATGGATTAACATATTGTACTAATACAGCAGTTTTTATATATGTAGCGATAGATGATTACGGAAAACCAAGATCGTTTTCAACTGTTAAAAATAATAGATAA
- a CDS encoding YciC family protein, which yields MIDVNQFFYNNKKKILIYSIISALITLISESIYNVNINEASILYSINYFEKLSLFNIIYMMDINQKKIIFYSKFIRTIIRIISQFILTSLVLNLIPFVSLPLLKKFIYTQIKIFKSFFLFILIYYLQFSLIETKYSFFIIPRILFSTLFFLSMILYITEKKNIFYTLRISIKIMINNIYLMVSTIFFWFIFKGCTIILLKLLNVFPIYINIFILNVFINIYFSYIIIYLFRLYILYKITNII from the coding sequence ATGATTGATGTAAATCAATTTTTTTATAACAATAAAAAAAAAATATTAATATATTCAATCATTAGCGCATTGATTACTCTAATTTCGGAATCTATATATAACGTTAATATCAATGAAGCGTCTATTTTATATAGTATAAATTATTTTGAAAAATTATCTTTATTTAATATAATATATATGATGGATATAAACCAAAAAAAAATTATTTTTTACTCAAAATTTATTAGAACAATTATCAGAATAATTAGTCAATTTATATTAACTAGTTTAGTATTAAATCTAATTCCTTTTGTTTCTTTACCTTTATTAAAAAAATTTATTTATACACAAATAAAGATATTTAAATCTTTTTTTTTATTTATTTTAATATATTATTTACAATTTTCGTTAATAGAAACAAAATATAGTTTTTTTATAATTCCTCGAATATTATTCTCTACTTTATTTTTTTTGTCTATGATTTTATACATAACAGAAAAAAAGAATATTTTTTATACACTAAGAATTAGTATAAAAATTATGATTAATAATATATATTTAATGGTATCTACTATTTTTTTTTGGTTTATTTTTAAAGGATGTACAATAATTTTGTTAAAATTATTAAATGTATTTCCGATATATATAAATATTTTTATATTAAATGTTTTTATAAATATATATTTTTCTTATATAATAATCTATTTGTTTAGATTATATATTTTATATAAAATAACAAATATTATTTAG
- the trpA gene encoding tryptophan synthase subunit alpha gives MNLRYQFLFKKLNHLQERCFIPFVVLGDPSIDISIKIINILIQNGADALELGIPFSDPIADGITIQKAHSRALSNKISTKQCFDIIKNIRDKYPDIPIGILTYANLVFYQKLSNFYSYCNSTGVDSVLIADLPIEESRYFKEIADKYHISSIFICPPDAEISLIKQIAKISQSYVYLVSRPGVTGIQHTYSQKLLLQTIQKLKKYKSPSIIQGFGIYKSCQIKNILKNGVQGIICGSCIVKIIEDNITNPNVMITNIQKKIKIFKNETKNIYI, from the coding sequence ATGAACTTACGATATCAGTTTTTATTTAAAAAATTAAATCATCTCCAAGAACGCTGTTTTATTCCTTTTGTAGTATTAGGAGATCCATCTATAGATATATCGATAAAAATTATTAATATATTAATTCAAAATGGTGCTGATGCTCTAGAATTAGGAATACCATTTTCTGATCCTATTGCTGATGGAATTACTATACAAAAAGCACATTCAAGAGCGTTATCTAATAAAATATCTACCAAGCAATGTTTCGATATTATTAAAAATATACGAGATAAATATCCAGATATTCCTATAGGGATATTAACCTATGCTAATCTTGTTTTTTATCAAAAGTTATCAAATTTTTATTCATATTGTAATTCTACAGGAGTTGATTCTGTTTTAATTGCAGATTTACCGATAGAAGAATCGCGCTATTTTAAAGAAATAGCTGATAAATATCATATTTCATCAATTTTTATTTGTCCTCCGGATGCTGAAATAAGTTTAATTAAACAAATTGCAAAAATTAGTCAATCATATGTATATTTAGTTTCACGACCAGGAGTAACAGGAATACAACACACGTATTCACAAAAATTATTATTACAAACAATTCAAAAATTAAAAAAATATAAATCACCTTCTATTATACAAGGATTTGGAATTTATAAATCTTGTCAAATTAAAAACATTCTAAAAAACGGCGTTCAGGGTATTATTTGTGGTTCGTGCATTGTAAAAATAATAGAAGATAATATTACTAATCCTAATGTCATGATTACTAACATACAAAAAAAAATAAAAATATTTAAAAATGAAACAAAAAATATTTATATTTAA
- the trpB gene encoding tryptophan synthase subunit beta, which translates to MTILNPYFGKFGGMFVPQILMPALYELEKTFVKTQHDKKFKKKLNKLLCFYAGRPTPLTLCKNITKNTKTKIYLKREDLLHGGAHKTNQVLGQGLLAKKMKKTRIIAETGAGQHGVASAIVCALLNLKCCIYMGEKDIYRQSQNVLRMKLLGAEVISVSSGSGTLKDACNAAMRDWSDSYSNSHYMIGTAAGPHPYPTIVKEYQKIIGKEAKQQILSQNKKLPDYVIACVGGGSNAIGIFSSFIKYKSVKLIGVEPAGLGLNTNQHGAALKLGKLGIYFGMKSYLMQNNDGQIKKSWSISAGLDFPSVGPEHAWLKSINRVYYTTSTDEDAINAFLKLSRLEGIIPALESSHAIAYALKLMNNNPDQSQTIIVNLSGRGDKDLATINQKIN; encoded by the coding sequence ATGACTATATTAAATCCTTATTTTGGAAAATTTGGCGGTATGTTTGTTCCGCAAATTTTAATGCCTGCTTTATATGAATTAGAAAAAACATTTGTAAAAACTCAACATGATAAAAAATTTAAAAAAAAATTAAATAAATTATTATGTTTTTATGCCGGCAGACCTACTCCGTTAACATTATGTAAAAATATTACAAAAAACACAAAAACTAAAATTTATTTAAAACGAGAAGATTTATTACATGGAGGTGCACATAAAACAAATCAAGTGTTAGGACAAGGTCTATTAGCTAAAAAAATGAAAAAAACACGAATTATCGCAGAAACAGGAGCCGGACAACATGGAGTAGCATCTGCTATAGTTTGTGCTTTATTGAATTTAAAATGTTGCATATATATGGGAGAAAAAGATATTTATAGACAATCTCAGAATGTATTAAGAATGAAGCTATTAGGAGCTGAAGTTATTTCAGTATCGTCTGGATCAGGAACCCTTAAAGATGCTTGTAATGCTGCTATGAGAGATTGGTCAGATAGTTACTCTAATTCTCACTATATGATAGGAACAGCAGCTGGACCCCATCCATATCCTACTATTGTAAAAGAATATCAAAAAATAATCGGTAAAGAAGCCAAACAACAAATTTTATCACAAAATAAAAAATTACCTGATTACGTAATTGCATGTGTAGGCGGAGGATCTAATGCTATCGGAATTTTTTCTTCTTTTATAAAATATAAATCTGTAAAGTTAATTGGAGTAGAACCGGCAGGATTAGGATTAAATACTAATCAACACGGTGCTGCATTAAAATTAGGAAAATTAGGTATTTATTTTGGTATGAAATCATATTTAATGCAAAATAATGATGGACAAATTAAAAAATCATGGTCTATTTCAGCCGGTTTAGATTTTCCTTCGGTAGGTCCCGAACATGCTTGGTTGAAATCTATAAATAGAGTTTATTATACTACTAGTACAGATGAAGATGCAATTAATGCATTTTTAAAATTATCTAGATTGGAAGGAATAATTCCAGCTTTGGAATCTTCACATGCTATTGCATATGCATTAAAGTTAATGAATAATAATCCTGACCAGTCCCAAACAATTATTGTGAATTTATCAGGGCGAGGCGATAAAGATCTTGCTACTATTAATCAAAAAATCAATTAA
- the trpCF gene encoding bifunctional indole-3-glycerol-phosphate synthase TrpC/phosphoribosylanthranilate isomerase TrpF, with protein MKKNIISKILENTYQWIQYKKKKMPLSSFHEKIEKSKFFFKKIFKKNCPSFILECKKSSPLNGIINNQFNISKIINVYNKHADIISIITEEKFFKGNFKYLLKARKKTKKPLLCKDFFIDPYQIYYARYHQADAILLMLSILDDNTYIKLSNIAISMNLGILTEIHTYQELQRALSLNASVIGINNRNLKDLSVNLNCTKQLAPLIPNNKIIVCESGINSYKNVRLLSNMVNGFLIGTHLMRSSNLEFATRKIIYGANKVCGLKKNTIAKLADTMGCVYGGLIFIPQSPRYVNNQQSKKIIENTMLKYVGVFCNEQPQYIVNKVHELNLYAIQLHGQENEEFIKILKKLLPNHIRIWKSISMNKNTTIHKNSNINRYILDHKNGGTGRRFDWNLIRKFQISNMMLAGGLNLKNIFTASTLGFHGLDLNSGIEKYPGIKDPHKLKSAFKMLRLCSRQ; from the coding sequence ATGAAAAAAAATATAATTTCTAAAATATTAGAGAATACATATCAATGGATTCAATATAAAAAAAAAAAAATGCCGTTAAGTTCTTTTCATGAAAAAATTGAAAAATCAAAATTTTTTTTTAAAAAAATTTTTAAAAAAAATTGTCCGTCATTTATATTAGAATGTAAAAAATCATCTCCATTAAATGGAATAATTAATAATCAATTTAATATTTCAAAAATAATAAATGTTTATAATAAACATGCTGATATTATTTCTATAATAACTGAAGAAAAATTTTTTAAAGGTAATTTTAAATATTTGTTAAAAGCACGAAAAAAAACAAAAAAACCATTATTATGTAAAGATTTCTTTATTGATCCTTATCAAATATATTACGCGCGCTATCATCAAGCAGATGCAATATTATTGATGTTATCTATTTTAGATGATAATACTTATATTAAATTATCTAATATTGCAATTAGTATGAATTTAGGTATTTTAACAGAAATACATACTTATCAAGAATTACAACGTGCATTAAGCTTAAATGCATCAGTCATTGGTATAAATAATAGAAATTTAAAAGATTTATCTGTCAACTTAAATTGTACTAAACAACTTGCACCATTAATTCCTAACAATAAAATCATTGTTTGTGAATCAGGTATCAATAGTTATAAAAATGTTCGTTTGTTAAGTAATATGGTAAATGGATTTTTAATAGGAACACATTTAATGCGTTCTAGTAATCTAGAATTTGCTACACGAAAAATAATTTACGGCGCTAATAAAGTTTGTGGTTTAAAAAAAAATACTATTGCAAAATTAGCAGATACGATGGGTTGTGTTTATGGAGGATTAATTTTTATTCCTCAATCTCCACGATATGTTAATAATCAACAAAGTAAAAAAATTATTGAAAATACTATGTTAAAATATGTTGGTGTTTTTTGTAATGAACAACCTCAATATATTGTAAATAAAGTTCATGAACTTAATTTATATGCAATACAGTTACACGGTCAAGAAAATGAAGAATTTATTAAAATTTTAAAAAAATTATTACCGAATCATATACGTATTTGGAAATCTATATCAATGAATAAAAATACTACTATTCATAAAAATTCAAATATCAATCGCTATATATTAGATCACAAAAATGGAGGTACTGGAAGAAGATTTGATTGGAATTTAATCCGCAAGTTTCAAATATCTAATATGATGTTAGCTGGTGGTCTAAATTTAAAAAATATTTTTACAGCATCTACATTAGGATTTCATGGATTAGATTTAAATTCAGGGATAGAAAAATATCCTGGAATTAAAGATCCGCATAAACTTAAATCAGCATTTAAAATGCTACGATTATGCTCTCGACAATAA
- the trpD gene encoding anthranilate phosphoribosyltransferase, with protein MKKILKKIYNGICLNESESYILFENIFHENINDIQIAAILAILSSRRETYEEIIGARKSAMKHIKSFPTSKYSISDIVGTGGDQKNSFNISTVSAIVAACYGIKIAKICNISSSSRFGSANLVQKLNININITSEQSKTCLDEMNICFLLANNYLSNFKKISKIRSLLQIKTIFNILGPLLNPAKPNYALIGVYKPQLMLLYAKILAHLKYTKAIIVHSGGIDEATLYSNTSIVELENEQIKVYELSPEDFGAKRYNKNYILNKSITENYLETIKLFQGKGESVYVQTIAINVALLMKVLGNNDIRKNTLDILNFINTGQVYQFVLKLSRLSKLFN; from the coding sequence ATGAAAAAAATTTTAAAAAAAATATACAATGGAATATGTTTAAATGAATCAGAAAGTTACATATTATTTGAAAACATATTTCATGAAAATATAAATGATATACAAATAGCTGCTATACTAGCAATACTGTCATCTCGAAGAGAAACATACGAAGAAATTATTGGTGCAAGAAAATCTGCGATGAAACATATCAAATCATTTCCGACATCTAAATATAGTATATCTGATATTGTAGGAACAGGTGGTGATCAAAAAAATAGTTTCAACATATCTACTGTGAGTGCAATTGTTGCGGCATGCTATGGTATTAAAATTGCTAAAATATGTAATATCAGTTCATCTAGCAGATTTGGATCTGCTAATTTAGTACAAAAATTAAATATAAATATAAATATTACTTCTGAACAATCTAAAACATGTTTGGATGAAATGAATATTTGTTTTTTATTAGCTAATAATTATTTAAGTAATTTTAAAAAAATATCGAAAATTCGTAGTTTATTACAAATAAAAACAATTTTTAATATATTAGGACCCTTATTAAATCCTGCAAAACCGAATTATGCATTAATTGGAGTATATAAACCTCAGTTAATGCTGTTGTATGCAAAGATATTGGCGCATTTAAAATATACCAAGGCAATTATTGTGCATAGCGGCGGTATAGATGAAGCTACTTTATATTCTAATACATCTATTGTAGAATTAGAAAATGAACAAATTAAAGTATATGAATTATCTCCTGAAGATTTTGGCGCGAAAAGATATAATAAAAATTATATTTTAAATAAAAGTATTACGGAAAACTACTTAGAAACTATAAAATTATTTCAAGGAAAAGGAGAATCTGTATACGTACAAACTATTGCTATTAATGTTGCTTTATTAATGAAAGTATTAGGTAATAATGATATACGTAAAAATACATTAGATATTTTAAATTTTATTAATACTGGTCAAGTATATCAATTTGTTCTTAAACTCTCTCGATTATCTAAATTATTTAATTAA